One stretch of Gadus chalcogrammus isolate NIFS_2021 chromosome 14, NIFS_Gcha_1.0, whole genome shotgun sequence DNA includes these proteins:
- the LOC130403129 gene encoding zinc-binding protein A33-like, producing MAEENPPPLKHFLTCSVCTEILKDPVSLSCHHSFCSSCLQDFWAQAENKNCPVCKRKDSKDIVVNFSLKELADSYAGRQRSAPSDEAQVVCTEHLKDIKWFCKDEQRAVCHVCEFPHHQGHTVVPLEEQVQELKQQLRPDLTALQARRRRHQELEETYEAMVPHLKEQRVKTERRIRAEFEQLHRFLREEEEARVKALREEQKRKRILLKRNTLQEQIRSLSESLSAVEADLQKDGLSFLSASTRSRTSARALLSGSDPQLLPGALLDEAKHLGNLAHRVWEKMGQRTTFSPVTLDPNTAGCSLSLSDDLTSVRVSDVTQKVPNNPERFSQYAEVLGSEGFSSGETCWEVEVGDHPHWFIGVAKESVERKGECTVSPDDGIWCLVHRSGKYTLGAGQTLTLKRTPEWIRVQLDYDGGEVSFYDPEDMTLIYTYQDTFTENIFPWFALGPAGEARTKDVRVCGDPSRTKPCKLM from the coding sequence ATGGCTGAAGaaaaccctcctcctctcaaacATTTCCTGACCTGCAGCGTGTGCACTGAGATCCTCAAGGACCCGGTGTCTTTGAGCTGTCACCACAGCTTCTGTTCCAGCTGTCTCCAGGACTTCTGGGCCCAAGCTGAGAACAAAAACTGTCCCGTCTGTAAGAGGAAAGACTCAAAGGATATAGTTGTTAACTTTTCCCTCAAGGAGCTCGCTGACTCCTACGCTGGAAGACAGAGGTCTGCCCCCTCTGATGAGGCCCAGGTGGTCTGCACTGAGCACTTAAAGGATATCAAGTGGTTCTGTAAGGACGAGCAGAgagctgtgtgtcatgtgtgtgagttCCCTCACCACCAGGGTCACACGGTGGTTCCTCTAGAAGAACAAGTCCAGGAGCTGAAGCAGCAGCTGAGACCTGACCTCACGGCTCTacaggccaggaggaggagacaccaggagctggaggagacgtaTGAGGCCATGGTTCCTCACCTCAAGGAACAGCGGGTGAAGACCGAGAGGCGGATCAGAGCAGAGTTTGAACAGCTTCACCGGTtcctgagagaggaagaggaggccagagtgaaggccctgagagaggagcagaagaggaagaggatcctCCTGAAGAGGAACACCCTTCAGGAGCAGATCCGGTCTCTCTCAGAGAGTCTCTCGGCTGTAGAAGCAGACCTGCAGAAGGACGGCCTGTCGTTCCTCAGCGCTTCCACGCGCTCCCGGACCAGCGCCAGAGCCCTGCTCTCCGGTTCTGATCCCCAGCTGCTTCCTGGAGCGCTGCTGGACGAGGCCAAACACCTGGGAAACCTGGCCCACAGAGTCTGGGAGAAGATGGGGCAGAGGACCACCTTCAGCCCCGTTACTCTGGACCCAAACACTGCAGGAtgcagcctctctctgtctgatgaTCTGACCAGCGTGAGAGTTAGCGATGTAACCCAGAAGGTTCCTAACAACCCAGAGAGGTTCAGTCAGTACGCTGAGGTTCTGGGTTCTGAGGGCTTCAGCTCAGGGGAAACctgctgggaggtggaggtgggagacCATCCTCACTGGTTTATAGGTGTTGCTAAAGAGTCagtggagaggaaaggagagtgtACTGTTTCACCAGATGATGGAATCTGGTGTTTAGTCCACCGCAGTGGAAAGTACACTCTGGGTGCTGGTCAAACCCTGACATTGAAGAGGACTCCAGAGTGGATCAGAGTCCAGCTGGACTATGATGGAGGGGAGGTGTCCTTCTACGACCCTGAAGACATGACTCTCATCTACACCTATCAAGACACTTTCACTGAAAACATCTTCCCTTGGTTTGCTCTTGGACCAGCAGGTGAAGCCCGGACCAAAGATGTTAGAGTGTGTGGTGACCCCTCACGCACTAAGCCATGTAAATTAATGTAA
- the LOC130403130 gene encoding uncharacterized protein LOC130403130, translating to MVSGLIRRYSEAVVDRMVSGLIRRYSEGGVAPPILLYVDCGCCEEAGGESELKARFGGWPDLVIRLDAWHFLRRLAAGCTTDAHALYPIFMATLSFCLFEWDPEDVALLRHAKREELRREGVPGISEALVDGRLTEAQLAQYCRRRTRAEEAPVRQVEALLLELMGDRGWDLLGVPLLDRGRMEHIWRAQKRHVLHPGPARCASVHKDRHHLHQGGCRPHQVQVCARFNVPGVLPLPPEPLYSSQLYLLDGLNRWNQDRAAAAVAEERSALLSYSGDLVHCVNTCGTNVFGQMLVPSFRFPTE from the exons ATGGTGTCAGGCCTCATCAGGCGCTACAGCGAGGCGGTCGTGGACCGGATGGTGTCAGGCCTCATCAGGCGCTACAGCGAGGGGGGCGTGGCTCCCCCTATACTCCTCTATGTGGACTGTGGCTGCTGCGAGGAGGCGGGAGGGGAGAGCGAGCTGAAGGCCAGGTTCGGCGGCTGGCCAGACCTCGTCATCCGGCTGGACGCCTGGCACTTCCTTCGGCGGCTTGCGGCCGGATGCACGACGGACGCCCACGCCCTGTACCCCATCTTCATGGCCACGCTCTCCTTCTGCCTGTTCGAGTGGGACCCTGAAGATGTGGCCCTTCTGCGCCACGCCAAGAGGGAGGAGCTCCGGAGGGAGGGTGTGCCCGGCATCTCCGAGGCTCTGGTGGACGGCCGATTGACCGAGGCCCAGTTGGCGCAGTACTGCAGGCGGAGGACCCGCGcagaggaggcccccgtccgccaggtggaggccctgctgctggagctgatgGGGGACAGAGGCTGGGACCTGCTGGGTGTTCCCCTCCTGGACCGGGGGAGGATGGAGCACATCTGGCGGGCTCAGAAGAGGCACGTCCTGCATCCAGGACCTGCCAGGTGTGCCTCTGTACACAAAGAccggcaccacctccaccaaggAGGGTGTCGTCCTCACCAAGTACAGGTGTGCGCGAGGTTCAACGTCCCTGGAGTCCTTCCACTGCCACCGGAACCGCTTTATTCCAGCCAG CTCTACCTTCTGGACGGGCTGAACCGGTGGAACCAGGaccgggctgctgctgctgtggctgagGAGAGGTCTGCTCTCCTCAGCTACTCGGGGGACCTGGTACACTGTGTCAACACATGTGGCACCAATGTGTTTGGACAGATGTTGGTCCCCTCCTTCCGCTTCCCCACCGAGTAA
- the LOC130403127 gene encoding LOW QUALITY PROTEIN: E3 ubiquitin-protein ligase TRIM7-like (The sequence of the model RefSeq protein was modified relative to this genomic sequence to represent the inferred CDS: substituted 1 base at 1 genomic stop codon): protein MAEKITRLKSLLTCSVCTEIFKDPVSLGCPHSFCSSCLQDFWAQAKNXNCPVCKRKNSKDIVLNFSMKELADSCAGRQRSDPSEEAKVVCTEPSKRSDPSDEAQVVCTEPSQRSAPSEEAQVVCTKPSQRSDPSDEAQVVCTKPSQRSAPSEEAQVVCTEHLKDIKWFCKDEQRAVCPVCEFPHHQGHMVVPLEEQVQELKQQLRPDLRALQARRKRHQELEETYEAMVTHLKKQRVKTERRIRAEFEQLHRFLREEEEARVKALGEEEAQKRKRILLERKTLQEQIRSLSEGLSAVEADLQKDGLSFLSASTRSRTSARALLSGSDPQLLPGALLDEAKHLGNLAHRVWEKMGQRTTFSPVILDPNTVRGGLPLSDDLTSVRRSDVIQKVPNNPERFTRYPEFLGSEGFSSGEHCWEVEVGDLPHWAIGVAKESVERKGERYDSPDDGIWCLLHHSGKYTQGTGQTLTLKRTPERIRVQLDHDGGEVSFYDPEDMTLIYTHQDTFTDNIFPFFYVGLAGEARTKDVRVCGAPSRTQL, encoded by the coding sequence ATGGCAGAGAAAATAACTCGGCTCAAGAGTTTACTGACTTGCAGCGTGTGCACTGAGATCTTCAAGGACCCGGTGTCTCTGGGCTGTCCCCACAGCTTCTGTTCCAGCTGTCTCCAGGACTTCTGGGCCCAAGCTAAGAACTAGAACTGTCCCGTCTGTAAGAGAAAAAACTCAAAGGATATAGTCCTTAACTTTTCCATGAAGGAGCTCGCTGACTCCTGCGCTGGAAGACAGAGGTCTGACCCCTCTGAAGAGGCCAAGGTGGTCTGCACTGAGCCCTCCAAGAGGTCTGACCCCTCTGATGAGGCCCAGGTGGTCTGCACTGAACCCTCCCAGAGGTCTGCCCCCTCAGAAGAGGCCCAGGTGGTCTGCACTAAACCCTCCCAGAGGTCTGACCCCTCTGATGAGGCCCAGGTGGTCTGCACTAAACCCTCCCAGAGGTCTGCCCCCTCTGAAGAGGCCCAGGTGGTCTGCACTGAGCACTTAAAGGATATCAAGTGGTTCTGTAAGGACGAGCAGAGagctgtgtgtcctgtgtgtgagtTCCCTCACCACCAGGGTCACATGGTGGTTCCTCTAGAAGAACAAGTCCAGGAGCTGAAGCAGCAGCTGAGACCTGACCTCAGGGCTCTACAGGCCAGGAGGAAGAGAcaccaggagctggaggagacgtaTGAGGCCATGGTTACTCACCTCAAGAAACAGCGGGTAAAGACCGAGAGGCGGATCAGAGCAGAGTTTGAACAGCTTCACCGGTtcctgagagaggaagaggaggccagAGTGAAGGccctgggagaggaagaggcgcagaagaggaagaggatcctCCTGGAGAGGAAGACCCTTCAGGAGCAGATCCGGTCTCTCTCAGAGGGTCTCTCGGCTGTAGAAGCAGACCTGCAGAAGGACGGCCTGTCGTTCCTCAGCGCTTCCACGCGCTCCCGGACCAGCGCCAGAGCCCTGCTCTCCGGTTCTGATCCCCAGCTGCTTCCTGGAGCGCTGCTGGACGAGGCCAAACACCTGGGAAACCTGGCCCACAGAGTCTGGGAGAAGATGGGGCAGAGGACCACCTTCAGCCCCGTTATTCTGGACCCAAACACTGTAAGAGGCGGGCTCCCTCTGTCTGATGATCTGACCAGCGTGAGACGTAGCGATGTAATCCAGAAGGTTCCCAACAACCCAGAGAGGTTCACTAGGTACCCTGAGTTTCTGGGCTCTGAGGGCTTCAGCTCAGGGGAACActgctgggaggtggaggtgggagacCTTCCTCACTGGGCAATAGGTGTTGCTAAAGAGTCagtggagaggaaaggagagcgtTATGATTCACCAGATGATGGAATCTGGTGTTTACTCCACCACAGTGGAAAGTACACTCAGGGTACTGGTCAAACCCTGACATTGAAGAGGACTCCAGAGAGGATCAGAGTCCAGCTGGACCATGATGGAGGGGAGGTGTCCTTCTACGACCCTGAAGACATGACTCTCATCTACACCCATCAAGACACTTTCACTGACAAcatcttcccttttttttatgttggatTAGCAGGTGAAGCCCGGACCAAAGATGTTAGAGTGTGTGGTGCCCCCTCACGCACTCAGCTCTAg